One genomic region from Desulfovibrio porci encodes:
- the pap gene encoding polyphosphate:AMP phosphotransferase, which produces MFESASLGRSYSSKEYSALKEELRGRLFAAQRGARERNVPVLVIIEGVDGVGKDAVVNLLSEWMDAKNIRTHTFWLETDEEKKRPEAWRYWRALPGKGEMAVFFGGWYSEPIRKLCCGGLNEDDFNRRMQLWARLERSLAASGTLIVKFWLHISKKAHKERLEERLKHKNRRSFTPYDKKSEENYDGLVSAAGKAITITDRAYAPWTLIDAFDANFRNVAVTRALTAALDSAVAARDLSAQASSAAPGQTSPADGAGAERGDAAAFSALDAVDLSGAREHSEYKKKLAALQEDVRALTYKAWKAGISSTLVFEGWDAAGKGGAIRRLTAGMDARIARVIPISAPTDEELAHHYLWRFWRHVPMAGFVTVYDRSWYGRVLVERVEGLTPAADWKRAYAEINDFEAQLRAPRNVVVKYWLHISQEEQLRRFRERENTPWKQYKITDEDWRNREKFPAYMEAAEEIFARTSTEDAPWHIVPAEDKKYARLEVVRIYRDTLKKALKRA; this is translated from the coding sequence ATGTTTGAATCCGCATCCTTGGGCAGATCCTATTCGTCCAAAGAATACAGCGCGCTCAAGGAAGAACTGCGCGGAAGGCTGTTCGCCGCGCAGCGTGGGGCGCGTGAGCGCAATGTGCCGGTGCTGGTGATCATTGAAGGCGTGGACGGCGTGGGCAAGGACGCGGTGGTCAACCTGCTGTCGGAATGGATGGACGCCAAGAATATCCGCACCCATACCTTCTGGCTGGAAACCGACGAGGAAAAGAAGCGTCCCGAAGCTTGGCGCTACTGGCGCGCGCTGCCGGGCAAGGGTGAAATGGCCGTCTTTTTCGGCGGCTGGTACAGCGAACCCATCCGAAAGCTCTGTTGCGGCGGTCTGAATGAGGACGACTTCAACCGGCGGATGCAGCTCTGGGCGCGGCTGGAGCGTTCTCTGGCCGCGTCGGGAACCCTGATCGTCAAATTCTGGCTGCATATCAGCAAGAAAGCTCATAAGGAGCGGCTGGAAGAGCGTCTGAAACACAAGAACCGCCGCAGCTTCACGCCCTACGACAAAAAGAGCGAGGAAAATTATGACGGCCTGGTCAGCGCGGCGGGCAAAGCCATCACCATTACCGACCGGGCCTATGCGCCCTGGACGCTCATCGACGCCTTTGACGCCAATTTTCGCAATGTGGCCGTGACCCGCGCGCTGACAGCGGCGTTGGACAGCGCCGTGGCCGCCCGCGACCTTTCGGCTCAGGCCTCATCCGCCGCGCCCGGCCAGACGTCTCCGGCGGACGGCGCCGGAGCGGAGCGGGGCGATGCCGCCGCCTTCAGCGCGCTGGACGCGGTGGACCTGAGCGGCGCGCGCGAGCACAGCGAGTACAAAAAGAAGCTGGCCGCCCTGCAGGAAGACGTCCGCGCCCTGACCTACAAAGCCTGGAAAGCGGGCATCTCCAGTACCCTGGTTTTCGAGGGCTGGGACGCGGCAGGCAAGGGCGGGGCCATCCGCAGGCTCACAGCGGGCATGGACGCGCGCATCGCGCGGGTGATCCCCATCAGTGCGCCCACGGACGAGGAACTGGCCCATCATTATCTCTGGCGTTTCTGGCGGCATGTGCCCATGGCGGGCTTTGTGACCGTCTATGACCGCTCCTGGTACGGCCGGGTGCTGGTGGAACGGGTGGAGGGCCTCACTCCGGCCGCCGACTGGAAACGGGCCTATGCCGAGATCAACGATTTTGAGGCCCAGTTGCGGGCTCCCCGCAATGTGGTGGTCAAATACTGGCTGCATATCTCGCAGGAGGAGCAGTTGCGGCGTTTCAGGGAGCGGGAAAACACCCCTTGGAAACAGTACAAGATCACGGACGAAGACTGGCGCAACCGGGAAAAGTTCCCGGCTTACATGGAAGCGGCGGAAGAAATATTCGCCCGCACCAGCACGGAAGACGCGCCCTGGCATATCGTACCGGCCGAGGACAAGAAATACGCCCGGCTTGAGGTGGTGCGC